A window from Planococcus maritimus encodes these proteins:
- the abc-f gene encoding ribosomal protection-like ABC-F family protein — protein sequence MTDLMKLLDISVEIEQQALFEELSANVQHGDRIGIIGKNGAGKTTLLRLLAGDLTPASGQIIHGSPGMSIRTVEQELADYAFQDVTAAEQALLKKWQVPLRDFAQLSGGEKLKARLAKGFAAPADLLLLDEPSNHLDAQSTAHLLRELKAYPGAIAIVSHDRYFLDRVATKIWSIENGKVYSHSGNYSDYMEFREQQRKSQQHAYETQQKHIARIENQMKQLSSWSESAHAQSTKQEGYKEYYRAKAKRMDAQVKSKQKRLEKELEAATVDKVEADDTVEFAFRPNSKVGKRFLEVKNAGKSFGEMPLFANASFTVQHGEKLAVTGANGSGKTTFLKILMGEEPVSGGELWLSPSASIGYLTQDVFDLPLEQTPAELFEQITYKDRGRVQNLLKHLGFRQQQWHEPIREMSMGERVKCKLMKFILEDKDALLLDEPTNHLDLPSREQLESTLADYRGTLLVVSHDRYLLDKATDGQLVFADGTIRKQLGKAAPQASLGSSGELRLKLETERQAVLGKLSFMQPKDKGYSELDRRFVELTRQIKELE from the coding sequence ATGACAGACCTGATGAAATTGCTAGATATATCCGTGGAAATTGAACAACAAGCTTTATTTGAGGAGTTGAGTGCGAACGTCCAGCATGGCGACCGTATCGGCATTATCGGAAAAAACGGCGCTGGGAAAACGACGCTTTTGCGTTTGCTTGCCGGAGACCTCACACCGGCCAGTGGGCAAATCATTCACGGCTCACCGGGCATGAGCATACGGACAGTCGAACAGGAACTGGCCGATTACGCGTTTCAAGACGTGACGGCAGCGGAACAAGCTTTGTTGAAGAAATGGCAAGTGCCGCTGCGCGATTTTGCCCAATTGAGTGGAGGGGAAAAGCTCAAGGCGAGGCTTGCGAAAGGTTTCGCAGCACCTGCAGATCTCTTGCTATTGGATGAGCCAAGCAATCATTTGGACGCACAAAGCACGGCGCATTTGCTGCGCGAATTAAAGGCTTACCCAGGGGCCATCGCCATCGTCTCGCACGACCGCTATTTTCTTGATCGCGTGGCGACGAAAATCTGGTCCATTGAAAACGGCAAGGTCTATAGCCATAGCGGCAATTACAGCGACTATATGGAATTCCGCGAACAGCAGCGAAAAAGTCAGCAACATGCCTACGAGACCCAGCAAAAGCATATTGCGCGGATTGAAAACCAGATGAAGCAGCTGTCTTCCTGGTCCGAATCGGCGCATGCCCAATCGACTAAACAGGAAGGCTATAAGGAATATTACCGGGCCAAAGCGAAACGCATGGACGCTCAAGTGAAATCCAAACAAAAGCGGCTGGAGAAGGAATTGGAAGCGGCCACAGTCGACAAAGTGGAAGCTGACGATACGGTAGAGTTCGCTTTTCGTCCCAATTCCAAAGTAGGCAAACGCTTTTTAGAAGTTAAAAATGCCGGAAAATCGTTCGGGGAGATGCCGTTGTTCGCCAACGCCTCCTTTACGGTTCAGCACGGAGAAAAGCTTGCCGTGACTGGCGCAAATGGCAGCGGCAAGACGACGTTTTTGAAAATACTCATGGGCGAAGAACCGGTAAGCGGCGGGGAGCTGTGGCTTTCGCCATCCGCCTCTATCGGTTACTTGACGCAAGACGTTTTTGATTTGCCGCTGGAGCAGACGCCAGCGGAATTGTTTGAACAAATCACCTACAAAGATCGTGGCCGCGTGCAGAACCTCTTAAAGCATTTAGGCTTCCGCCAACAACAATGGCATGAGCCGATTCGGGAGATGAGCATGGGGGAGCGGGTCAAATGCAAATTGATGAAGTTCATTTTAGAGGACAAAGATGCCCTCTTGCTCGATGAGCCGACCAATCATTTGGATTTGCCATCGCGTGAACAATTGGAATCGACTTTGGCGGATTATCGGGGGACGCTTCTCGTTGTATCGCATGACCGTTATTTGCTGGACAAGGCGACGGATGGCCAGCTGGTGTTTGCAGATGGAACCATTCGCAAACAGCTCGGGAAAGCGGCTCCGCAAGCCTCGCTCGGCAGCAGCGGTGAACTGCGGCTGAAACTCGAAACCGAGCGCCAGGCCGTGCTCGGGAAACTCAGTTTTATGCAGCCGAAAGATAAAGGCTATAGCGAACTGGATCGGCGCTTTGTGGAATTGACGCGGCAAATAAAAGAACTGGAGTAG
- a CDS encoding ABC transporter ATP-binding protein, whose product MIFSTSNIKKSFTTGEVSEEILKGVDLTLAEGEITALVGSSGSGKSTLLTIAAGLQTPSSGEIHFDGQDLGALSPEKTRQIRAESFGFVFQSSHLVPFLTAEEQLLLMLETAGSPLSTKQQRQEVEKILDEVGMGHRKTAYPASMSGGEKQRIAIARAIVHQPKILFADEPTASLDSTKSREVMELLQKLTKTLNIATLMVTHEEDLLTYADRVLTMKDGRLA is encoded by the coding sequence ATGATTTTTTCAACAAGCAACATCAAAAAGAGCTTCACGACTGGTGAAGTCTCGGAGGAAATTTTAAAAGGCGTCGACTTGACGCTGGCGGAAGGTGAAATTACGGCCCTTGTCGGGTCATCCGGCTCCGGCAAAAGCACGCTGCTGACAATCGCGGCGGGGCTTCAAACTCCGTCATCTGGCGAAATTCATTTTGATGGCCAAGACCTTGGCGCGCTGAGTCCAGAAAAAACCCGCCAAATCCGCGCGGAATCGTTCGGCTTTGTCTTTCAATCCTCTCACCTCGTGCCATTTCTCACGGCCGAAGAGCAATTGCTGCTCATGCTCGAGACGGCCGGCTCCCCGCTTTCGACAAAACAACAACGACAAGAGGTCGAAAAAATACTGGATGAGGTAGGCATGGGCCACCGTAAGACTGCCTATCCCGCTTCGATGTCTGGCGGGGAAAAGCAGCGCATCGCCATTGCACGCGCGATTGTCCACCAACCGAAGATTTTGTTCGCGGACGAACCGACGGCAAGTTTGGACTCCACCAAGTCGCGCGAAGTAATGGAATTGCTTCAGAAACTGACGAAAACACTGAACATCGCCACTTTGATGGTCACTCACGAAGAAGACCTGCTCACCTATGCAGACCGCGTCCTCACTATGAAAGACGGCCGCTTGGCGTAA
- a CDS encoding ABC transporter permease, translating to MNLAWKEMKKSKTKFVILGSIVFLISLLTFIISGLANGLSQDNAALIKNLPDGAIYMETAAEETHALSAIDMETQQAVLLEKDGAFAFSIQMGFLLNEQDEQQSVAFVTSTSSAEFPDVSKDEIILDRSLEEQGIKQGDTFTNSQFSGEFTVAGFSDGVKYSHAPVAFVHPNNYAEMYRTEDLQMLFVPEAAEPGAIAGLQSFSVDEFLNTLPSYSAEQLSLSMIVWFLVVISGMLFAIFFYMMNIQKLGLYGILKAIGVKTGALFRMIWVQMLVITAIALTLAIVLSQVFEILAPSGMPFYLPIGTTLQLSAVFFAIGFAGATLSGFQIRKAQPLQAIQQGEG from the coding sequence GTGAACTTAGCATGGAAAGAAATGAAGAAAAGCAAAACAAAATTCGTGATTCTTGGATCGATCGTCTTTTTGATCAGCTTATTGACCTTCATCATCTCAGGGCTCGCGAATGGTTTATCTCAAGACAATGCCGCCTTGATCAAAAACTTGCCGGACGGCGCGATCTATATGGAAACGGCAGCGGAAGAAACCCACGCCTTGTCCGCGATCGACATGGAAACACAGCAAGCAGTTCTATTGGAAAAAGACGGCGCATTTGCATTCTCTATCCAGATGGGCTTTTTATTGAATGAACAAGACGAACAACAAAGCGTCGCATTCGTCACATCGACCAGTTCAGCTGAATTTCCCGACGTATCAAAAGATGAAATTATCCTCGACCGCTCTCTCGAAGAACAAGGCATCAAGCAAGGCGACACTTTCACTAACAGCCAATTCAGCGGCGAATTTACCGTAGCAGGCTTTTCAGACGGCGTGAAATACAGCCATGCACCTGTCGCTTTTGTTCATCCGAATAATTACGCGGAAATGTACCGCACGGAAGACCTGCAAATGCTGTTCGTCCCAGAGGCGGCAGAACCCGGGGCAATCGCCGGCTTGCAAAGCTTCTCTGTGGATGAATTCCTCAACACCTTACCCAGCTATAGCGCAGAGCAATTATCGCTGTCCATGATCGTTTGGTTTTTAGTGGTCATCAGTGGCATGCTATTCGCGATTTTCTTTTATATGATGAACATCCAGAAGCTCGGGCTGTACGGCATCTTAAAAGCGATTGGCGTGAAGACTGGCGCCTTGTTCCGGATGATCTGGGTGCAGATGCTCGTCATTACTGCGATCGCGCTCACTTTGGCCATCGTCCTCAGCCAAGTATTCGAAATCCTGGCACCAAGCGGCATGCCATTTTACTTGCCGATTGGCACCACGCTTCAATTATCCGCGGTGTTCTTTGCCATTGGGTTTGCCGGAGCGACACTGTCAGGCTTTCAAATCCGCAAGGCCCAACCGCTTCAAGCCATTCAACAAGGAGAGGGATAA
- a CDS encoding sensor histidine kinase — protein MSLYVKFIWFTFLTMLISSAISFFAMNTLYHQFLKEDNNDKNLAIAESFARHLNSLPPNQVESTLEVLGDAGYQLYLTDGNDVSRFGGEFRDETIAQQDVQHVLGGDTFNGIRDFPRQTFVTGFFANELTNSIGVPVTLGGESYALFLRPDIELLFQELHLLFGGLAVGIVLLSFLGMLLVARLLIQPITKLTEATEKMATETFDVPLAIDRRDEIGRLADQFLLMRSRIEQSTVKRKEFVHNVSHDIQSPLHTIQSYLGLLEKPGISDSDKQHYADIIREETARLSLLTTQLLTLASVDKETPEALETVALHEQLHATLSHLRYAFDNKELALSAQLTPAYTPGNAVLLQTVWENLLTNAVKYSEQGGSVDVTLTQSENHIRVTVRDHGIGMTEDETKHAFERFYRADQARTRGQKGSGLGLSIAKEIIELHGGRIDLDSTLGTGTTVTVILPASSSV, from the coding sequence ATGAGCTTGTACGTCAAATTCATCTGGTTCACATTCCTGACGATGCTCATCAGCAGCGCTATCTCATTTTTCGCGATGAACACGTTGTACCACCAATTTTTGAAAGAAGACAATAACGACAAAAACCTGGCGATTGCCGAATCGTTTGCCCGCCATTTGAACAGCCTGCCGCCGAACCAAGTGGAAAGCACACTCGAAGTGCTCGGCGACGCCGGCTATCAATTGTATTTGACCGACGGCAACGATGTTTCGCGCTTCGGCGGTGAATTTCGCGATGAAACGATCGCCCAACAGGACGTCCAGCACGTGCTCGGCGGTGACACCTTTAACGGTATCCGTGATTTTCCGCGCCAAACTTTCGTCACCGGCTTTTTCGCTAATGAACTAACAAATTCCATCGGCGTCCCGGTGACGCTCGGCGGCGAATCCTATGCTTTATTTCTGCGTCCCGACATCGAGCTATTGTTCCAGGAACTCCATCTGTTGTTTGGCGGTTTAGCTGTAGGGATCGTGCTGTTAAGCTTTCTCGGCATGTTGCTCGTCGCTCGTTTATTGATCCAACCGATCACGAAACTGACCGAAGCGACCGAGAAAATGGCGACGGAAACCTTCGACGTGCCGCTGGCAATCGACCGGCGGGATGAAATCGGCCGCCTCGCCGACCAGTTCCTGTTGATGCGTTCGCGCATTGAACAGTCGACCGTCAAGCGCAAGGAATTCGTCCATAACGTCTCCCACGATATCCAGTCACCGCTCCATACGATCCAAAGCTATCTCGGCTTGCTGGAGAAACCGGGCATCAGCGATTCTGACAAGCAGCACTACGCGGACATTATCCGCGAAGAGACGGCGCGCCTGTCTCTATTGACGACGCAACTCTTGACCTTGGCATCGGTCGACAAGGAAACGCCAGAAGCGCTCGAAACCGTAGCACTCCACGAACAATTACACGCGACGCTCAGCCATTTGCGCTATGCGTTCGACAACAAAGAACTGGCGCTGTCTGCACAGCTCACCCCAGCTTATACGCCAGGCAACGCGGTGCTGCTTCAAACCGTCTGGGAAAACCTGTTGACCAATGCGGTGAAGTACAGCGAACAGGGCGGCTCGGTCGACGTAACCCTTACGCAAAGCGAGAACCATATCCGTGTCACGGTACGCGATCACGGCATCGGCATGACAGAGGACGAAACGAAACATGCTTTCGAACGCTTTTACCGCGCCGACCAAGCCCGCACCCGCGGCCAAAAAGGCTCTGGCCTTGGCCTATCGATCGCTAAGGAAATCATCGAGCTCCATGGCGGAAGGATTGACCTCGACAGCACATTAGGTACCGGCACCACCGTCACCGTTATTCTTCCAGCCTCATCATCTGTATAG
- a CDS encoding response regulator transcription factor encodes MIRILAVDDDLPMLQFVAGELRQHGFEVISAENGEQALARLEQQTVDLAIVDVMMPGIDGFELTERLRTDYDIPVILLTARHHIEDKERGFLAGSDDYLVKPFESKELLFRVKAILRRYDHPENNTLTAGSLAIDLKSYELRSPNGLSFIPLKEFELLALLASKPRHVFTRDTIIESVWGLDFQGDEQTINVHIKRLRTRLEQFAPDVKIVTVRGVGYKLEAES; translated from the coding sequence ATGATTCGCATTCTCGCAGTAGACGACGATTTACCTATGCTCCAGTTTGTCGCTGGAGAGCTCCGGCAACATGGCTTTGAAGTGATATCCGCTGAAAATGGTGAGCAGGCTCTCGCACGTTTGGAACAGCAGACAGTAGATCTCGCGATTGTCGATGTCATGATGCCAGGAATCGACGGTTTCGAATTAACCGAACGCTTACGCACAGACTACGATATCCCGGTCATCCTCTTGACAGCGCGCCACCATATCGAAGACAAAGAACGTGGATTTCTCGCAGGATCCGACGATTATTTGGTCAAACCGTTCGAGTCTAAGGAATTGCTGTTCCGTGTCAAAGCTATTTTGCGCCGTTACGACCATCCCGAAAACAATACCCTTACGGCGGGGTCTTTAGCGATTGACTTGAAAAGCTATGAACTGCGCTCACCGAACGGCTTGTCATTCATTCCATTAAAGGAATTCGAGTTACTTGCCTTGCTCGCCTCCAAACCGCGCCACGTCTTTACAAGAGACACCATTATCGAAAGTGTGTGGGGGCTCGATTTTCAAGGAGATGAGCAGACCATCAATGTCCACATCAAGCGGTTGCGCACAAGGCTCGAACAATTCGCGCCGGATGTCAAGATTGTCACGGTGCGCGGCGTCGGCTATAAACTGGAGGCCGAGTCATGA
- a CDS encoding HIT family protein, producing the protein MSGETNCLGCRLANGELPVHMVYENERVACFLDHDPFNEGHVLILPKKHYRFIDDMDDETAMAILQASQVMSRTIRELYAPFGITQTQNGGGADELTHFHLHIVPRNQHQPFASFYTGDDWNNEALKERLADTRTHLAEAVAAQLTKSPTGGSYVQTNR; encoded by the coding sequence ATGAGCGGAGAAACAAATTGTTTGGGCTGCCGTCTGGCAAACGGCGAGCTGCCGGTACACATGGTTTATGAAAACGAACGGGTGGCGTGTTTTCTAGACCACGATCCATTCAACGAAGGGCATGTGCTCATTTTGCCCAAAAAGCATTACCGTTTTATCGATGACATGGATGACGAAACGGCGATGGCCATTTTACAAGCTTCGCAAGTGATGAGCCGGACCATCCGTGAACTGTACGCACCATTTGGCATCACGCAGACGCAAAACGGCGGAGGGGCCGATGAGTTGACGCATTTTCATTTGCACATCGTGCCGAGAAACCAACATCAACCGTTCGCGAGTTTTTACACAGGAGATGACTGGAACAATGAAGCGCTGAAAGAACGATTGGCTGATACGCGCACGCATTTGGCGGAGGCCGTTGCAGCGCAGCTAACGAAATCACCAACAGGAGGCTCTTATGTCCAAACGAATCGATGA
- a CDS encoding PaaI family thioesterase, producing the protein MSKRIDEQALHQQHYAEIRDKVADDPYARSLGIRLTKFEETVAEAELVVQEHMVNAYGTAHGAVIYALADHVLSVASNAHGKASVGLSTTAQFIQAARPGDVLTARAVETKRNFRVGFYRVDVLRGEDIIATIDGVSYRKDQYFVGNEEN; encoded by the coding sequence ATGTCCAAACGAATCGATGAACAAGCGCTTCACCAACAGCATTACGCAGAAATCCGCGACAAAGTGGCAGATGATCCATACGCCCGGTCGCTCGGAATCCGCTTGACGAAGTTTGAAGAAACAGTGGCTGAAGCGGAGCTTGTCGTGCAGGAACATATGGTCAATGCTTACGGAACGGCGCACGGTGCGGTCATCTATGCGCTCGCGGACCATGTGTTATCGGTCGCAAGCAATGCCCACGGTAAAGCGTCGGTCGGCTTATCGACCACTGCGCAATTTATCCAGGCGGCAAGGCCAGGGGATGTTTTGACGGCGCGTGCCGTTGAGACGAAGCGCAATTTCCGCGTCGGCTTTTACCGTGTCGATGTGCTGCGCGGAGAAGACATCATTGCGACGATTGACGGGGTGTCTTACCGGAAAGACCAGTACTTTGTCGGGAACGAAGAAAATTGA
- a CDS encoding mechanosensitive ion channel family protein, whose product MLLAIQPDELTEHWYDIFVQIEWTEVLLFLFYVACIFLVRGVVLGISRRLSKKRIFRHIDPVLRILLNWATTYGILLFMIFYFSDSGWMFDRLFEVGNVEITAFLLILVVLIVSFANRASKIITRYILPNVYHRYHLDRGVSYTFDRMFHYTVMAIAIIVSLTTVGLDLSALTVFAGVLGVGIGFGLQNIASNFISGIILLFERPIKVGDRVIIDDLIGDVDKISMRSTVIKTIHNEHVIVPNSYFLEEQVVNRSYGDPRMRLVVPVGVAYGTDAEKVKRVLLQAAQEEQQAGGVVLLDPEPFVNFSAFGESSLDFELMVWIDNSNQVIVTKSALNFRINRLFAEQGIEIPFPQRDLHIKSMPVDKQE is encoded by the coding sequence ATGCTATTGGCGATTCAACCAGACGAGCTGACGGAACATTGGTACGATATATTCGTGCAAATTGAGTGGACCGAAGTGTTATTGTTTCTATTTTACGTGGCGTGTATTTTCCTGGTTAGGGGAGTGGTGCTTGGGATCTCGCGCCGGTTAAGCAAAAAGCGGATTTTCCGCCATATCGACCCTGTGCTGCGCATCTTACTGAACTGGGCCACGACCTATGGGATTTTGCTATTCATGATTTTTTATTTTTCCGATTCGGGATGGATGTTCGACCGGCTCTTTGAAGTCGGCAATGTCGAAATCACCGCGTTTCTGCTGATTCTTGTGGTGCTGATCGTATCGTTTGCCAACCGGGCATCGAAAATCATCACACGTTATATTTTGCCCAATGTCTATCATCGCTATCATTTAGACCGGGGCGTGAGCTACACATTCGACCGGATGTTCCACTATACGGTCATGGCGATTGCGATCATCGTCAGTTTAACGACAGTCGGCTTGGATTTAAGCGCCTTGACGGTGTTCGCGGGCGTGCTGGGTGTCGGGATTGGCTTTGGCTTGCAAAACATCGCCTCGAACTTCATTTCAGGGATCATTTTGCTGTTCGAGCGGCCGATTAAAGTCGGCGACCGGGTCATCATCGACGACTTGATCGGCGATGTCGACAAGATTTCAATGCGTTCGACCGTCATTAAGACGATTCACAATGAACACGTCATTGTCCCGAACTCGTATTTCCTCGAAGAGCAAGTCGTCAACCGGTCGTATGGCGATCCGCGCATGCGGCTTGTCGTCCCGGTTGGGGTTGCTTACGGAACAGATGCCGAAAAAGTGAAGCGAGTGCTGCTGCAGGCGGCGCAAGAAGAACAGCAAGCAGGCGGTGTCGTGTTGTTAGACCCGGAGCCATTCGTCAATTTTTCGGCATTCGGCGAGTCGTCGCTCGATTTTGAGCTGATGGTCTGGATCGATAACTCAAACCAAGTCATCGTCACGAAAAGCGCCTTGAATTTCCGCATCAACCGGCTGTTTGCCGAGCAAGGAATCGAAATCCCGTTCCCTCAGCGCGATTTGCATATTAAGAGCATGCCTGTGGACAAGCAGGAATAA
- a CDS encoding GNAT family N-acetyltransferase codes for MELIIDQERASEFESVEELIRQAFAGEELSDQTEHQLVKRLRNSKAYVTELSLTAKRSNGELLGHIMLTKAQILDGQKAFETLALAPVSVLPEHQGKGIGSALIKASLERAKPLGFSSVIVLGHPAYYPKFGFERASRWNIQAPFEVPEEAFMAMELLPGALNGVSGVVQYADEFSS; via the coding sequence ATGGAACTAATCATCGATCAAGAGCGAGCATCAGAATTTGAATCAGTAGAAGAACTTATTCGGCAAGCCTTTGCCGGCGAGGAGCTTAGCGATCAGACGGAGCATCAGCTAGTAAAACGCTTAAGAAACAGCAAGGCTTACGTGACGGAACTGTCATTGACCGCCAAACGCTCAAATGGCGAATTACTTGGCCATATTATGCTGACAAAAGCACAAATTCTAGATGGACAAAAGGCGTTCGAGACCTTGGCGCTTGCTCCTGTTTCAGTGTTGCCGGAACACCAAGGAAAGGGTATCGGAAGCGCATTGATCAAGGCGTCACTCGAACGTGCGAAACCACTGGGCTTTTCCTCCGTGATTGTGCTGGGCCATCCAGCGTACTACCCGAAATTTGGCTTCGAACGAGCGAGTCGCTGGAATATCCAAGCGCCGTTTGAAGTTCCCGAAGAGGCCTTCATGGCGATGGAACTACTGCCGGGAGCGTTGAATGGCGTGAGCGGTGTGGTCCAATATGCGGATGAATTTTCATCCTAA
- a CDS encoding EAL domain-containing protein, translated as MNCNNCSVQSLTFDIRLSGELNHSIIPIAIDHLERQGLEVSLKGSRLRLNEFGAREFLSFCEDLLDTDSAEFRINREDYQPIAHMRHVFEMEWIDEVIQNERIVSHFQPIVDAQRNVFAYEMLARFHDADGQVIYPNAIFPAAKSRGRLYALDRVCRMTAVRAAGQLSGEKAFINFIPTSIYSPEFCLRSTIELAQQTGVDPNQLVFEVVESEKVDDLEHLKRILGYYKSRGFQYALDDVGEGYSTAEVLDELKPHFMKLDMQYVFGVAQDAEKQLVAKSFLDKARAAGSTPLAEGIETEEDFQWLKAQGYELFQGYYFGKPAAAPLTAKAVS; from the coding sequence TTGAACTGCAATAATTGTTCTGTCCAGTCACTGACTTTTGATATTCGCCTAAGCGGTGAATTAAACCATTCCATTATCCCCATTGCCATAGATCACTTAGAACGCCAAGGCCTTGAGGTCTCTTTGAAAGGCAGCCGGCTGCGCCTGAATGAGTTCGGCGCACGTGAATTTTTAAGTTTTTGCGAGGATCTGCTGGACACCGATTCGGCGGAATTCCGCATCAACCGAGAAGACTACCAGCCGATCGCACATATGCGCCACGTATTCGAAATGGAATGGATTGATGAAGTCATCCAAAACGAGCGCATCGTTTCCCATTTCCAGCCCATAGTCGACGCACAGCGCAACGTCTTTGCCTACGAGATGCTCGCTCGCTTCCACGATGCCGACGGGCAAGTTATCTACCCGAATGCCATCTTCCCCGCCGCCAAAAGCCGCGGCCGCTTGTACGCGCTCGACCGCGTCTGCCGCATGACCGCTGTCCGGGCAGCCGGCCAATTGTCTGGCGAAAAAGCGTTCATCAATTTCATTCCGACCTCGATTTACTCGCCGGAATTTTGCCTGCGTTCGACCATTGAACTGGCCCAGCAAACTGGCGTCGATCCAAACCAATTGGTATTTGAAGTCGTGGAATCCGAGAAAGTCGACGATTTGGAACATTTGAAGCGCATTCTCGGCTATTACAAATCGAGAGGTTTCCAATATGCGCTTGACGATGTCGGCGAAGGCTATAGCACCGCCGAAGTACTCGATGAACTAAAGCCGCATTTCATGAAACTCGATATGCAATACGTGTTTGGCGTCGCTCAAGACGCTGAAAAACAGCTGGTTGCAAAAAGCTTCTTGGATAAAGCCCGCGCTGCCGGCTCTACGCCGCTTGCAGAGGGCATCGAAACCGAAGAAGATTTCCAATGGCTGAAAGCACAAGGCTACGAATTGTTCCAAGGCTATTATTTCGGCAAACCCGCCGCAGCCCCGCTTACCGCTAAAGCTGTATCATAA
- a CDS encoding DinB family protein: protein MNEELMFRQWKTWRSMIIKLLDRVSEEEADQMPAPFRNSIRWNAGHLATGIDSFVSKSLDTAPLLPERYKELFASGTSPQDWEGDVPSLEELKQVLRDQPDQIEHITAGKLDSKLLEPFIGMETLGEVLAFMISHDALHLGTMSAIRKTIKIQ from the coding sequence ATGAACGAAGAATTGATGTTCCGCCAATGGAAAACGTGGCGCAGCATGATCATTAAACTATTGGACAGAGTGAGCGAAGAGGAAGCAGACCAAATGCCGGCGCCATTCCGCAACTCCATCCGCTGGAATGCCGGACATTTGGCGACAGGGATCGACAGCTTCGTCTCAAAATCACTCGATACAGCTCCATTATTGCCAGAGCGCTACAAAGAATTATTCGCCAGCGGCACATCGCCGCAGGACTGGGAAGGCGACGTACCATCACTTGAAGAGCTTAAGCAAGTGCTGCGCGACCAGCCCGACCAGATCGAACACATCACAGCCGGCAAGCTCGACAGCAAATTGCTCGAGCCGTTTATCGGCATGGAGACGCTCGGTGAAGTTTTGGCATTCATGATTTCACACGATGCGCTCCACCTCGGTACGATGAGTGCGATCCGCAAAACGATTAAGATTCAATAA
- a CDS encoding STAS domain-containing protein, which yields MSSFTEFCGYITASPRTLAEQVVDRVLAKIDQDIPAAESLRAVEMYEELLGHLGETLGNEADLDVPDALIEWSKKNAEMQVSSGGKISEIVVRYPPTRVVMAELFTELSVKFGLSLEENARVIKRINTLLDVSLNETFFAFERLQEKYEAEMQSEMIALSAPVVPVADDVVVLPLIGYLDSYRVNHILTNVIPRIAEMDVYHVITDFSGVLTIDDQTAEAIHHIGSTFSLMGIHVVVAGLRPDLVQTIVRSGIQLSSADAYATVKQALESLEKIES from the coding sequence ATGTCTTCATTTACGGAGTTTTGCGGATATATCACAGCGAGCCCGCGGACGCTTGCTGAACAAGTAGTCGACCGGGTGCTTGCGAAAATCGACCAGGATATCCCGGCAGCGGAGAGCTTGCGGGCGGTTGAAATGTACGAAGAATTGCTGGGCCATCTTGGGGAAACCCTCGGTAACGAAGCCGACCTGGACGTGCCGGATGCATTGATCGAGTGGAGCAAGAAAAATGCCGAGATGCAAGTCTCATCTGGCGGCAAGATCTCCGAAATCGTCGTGCGTTATCCGCCGACGCGCGTCGTCATGGCAGAATTGTTCACGGAGTTGAGCGTGAAGTTCGGGCTTAGCCTGGAAGAAAATGCGCGGGTCATCAAGCGCATCAACACTTTGCTTGATGTCAGCCTGAACGAGACCTTCTTTGCGTTTGAGCGACTGCAGGAAAAATACGAAGCGGAAATGCAAAGCGAGATGATTGCCTTGTCGGCGCCGGTCGTCCCAGTTGCGGATGATGTCGTCGTTTTGCCGCTCATTGGCTATCTCGACAGCTATCGCGTCAATCACATTTTGACGAACGTCATCCCGCGCATTGCGGAAATGGACGTCTATCACGTCATCACCGATTTCTCCGGCGTCTTGACGATTGACGACCAAACCGCAGAAGCGATCCACCATATCGGCAGCACATTCAGCTTAATGGGCATTCACGTCGTCGTGGCAGGATTGCGGCCAGATTTGGTGCAAACCATCGTCCGCTCGGGCATTCAATTGTCGTCGGCAGATGCTTATGCAACCGTCAAACAAGCGCTAGAAAGCTTGGAGAAAATTGAATCGTAA